The following proteins come from a genomic window of Metarhizium brunneum chromosome 2, complete sequence:
- the swnK_1 gene encoding Reducing polyketide synthase swnK — translation MSGISDHDYQVLVNEFNATDDISLLGSRLDQLFEQVADRFPDNTAVIHNENEVTFKQLNSSANILARCLAKRGLQQGDVVGLAVSRSIDLIAAMLAVLKLGAAYVPIDPSFPAERINQMVEDAGLRLILLSGRPTKGLGRWADLCLSVSEARDGSVTDGTNLETEIQKRDLAYVIYTSGSTGRPKGVEISHGAAANFLSSLRKHEPGCSERDRLLAITTISFDMSALELLLPLVSGSAMVIANTSAVKDPRELISLMARHKVTILQATPATWTMLLESGWKGNPRLSKVICGGEPLSRQLADRLLDAADSVWNVYGPSETTYGSVGRVGQGDIVVGNPVANGRIYVLDDNMSPVPIGSEGEVYIGGGSVSNGYRNKAELTRSRFLVNPFHGGVFFRTGDLARFIAPGKLQVVGRIDGVVKIRGHRIDVGDIEAVLVDHANVSEAVVVSRDDRLVAYCVLHAPCHDAASLDGILRPWVAERLPAYMLPTFFVQMDALPLSPSEKVNRKALPDPIEAMQHQTMIQPTSELEQRIQAIWSDILGHDRFGTEDNFFRIGGDSVRIIRMQAALEKQLHRPVPTPKLFEHYTIKTLAAYLAGAGRENNNESQAVSQTFAGSHEDIAIVSMACRLPGGVATPEALWQLLQSGGDTIIDVPKDRWDADKLYNVDANIDGTSYCRRGGFLDEIYSYDASFFGISPREAQAMDPTHNLMMELCWEGFERAGYTRDQLSGSATGVFLGVSNNATTNGTPPDLEGYSITGSASATMCGRLSYTLGLRGPSLVVDTACSSSLVATHLACNALRQGECSMALAGGVSLLTTPGIHIEFSKLGGLSADGRCRAFSDDTDGTGFSEGAAIVVLKRLSDARRDGDDIHAVLRGTAVMHGGSSAGLTAPSGPGQVALLRNALARAALEPGDIDYVEAHGTATKLGDPIEATALAEVFGTERSGSDPLRIGSAKSNLGHTQAAAGVVGLLKVVLSMKHDTLPRTLHVREPMAAVDWKRANMELVLANRPWLPNNNRLRRAGVSAFGIGGTNAHVIVEESPTPAVEETSNIAPPSLPATIPFVLSGQGDSALRAQAERLRLHIESGAGKDSRLRDVAYSLATCRSHLHRRLVVMAGDKAETLEKLASVSSGPTQPLSVNEVGSPTVAMLFTGQGSQLPGMGKDLYAVYPVFRDALDEIATKFTDLERPLLDIMWAESGSENAALLSRTDFAQPALFALEVSLWKLWQSWGVKPDFLLGHSVGELAAAHAAGVLDLSDACRLVMMRGRLMQAIPRQGKMASVEASSAEVSAAIQELGQHDKVEIAGYNTPLQTVISGDVEAVEAIFDHMQSLGRKTKLLDTSHAFHSFHMDGMLDDLRALAQNIRFSPPKMRIISSMTGRLAGSDELERAEYWVQQARNAVRFSDAFQTLAGQGANVFLELGPSAMLCGLGAACLADPGQVGAALWLPSLKPNADGPSVIQSSLGELHVRHVPVDWAAYFKPFGCKRVMLPTYAFQREDFRPANKAIWFDVVSPSTGTDAAPRVQDMMFEINWRRVETKSIQPRGAWGLLCPSGETAWTTEAQRALLATGMQLVAVSEPHEADQLDGLLTLWDSDADTVQMAHRVTAVALAQLQEAIRTGLGAPIVWVTRHAVGAGADDRPVNIGAGPLWGLMRAARSEHPELRLRLIDVDEETDRASLSQALMLADQTEIAVRREQLLTPHMERAGPAAPLPVGQPFVRTDGAVLVTGGLGDLGSRVARRLATAHGVRDLVLVSRQGTNSPGADALVAELAELGATATIVGCDLADLDSVGSVVQLFTPDRPLRGVVHAAGVVDSGILSSLTARKCAAVFAPKVDGLWNLHQLTKHMDLDLFMMFSSISAIIGLPGLGNYAAANSFIDSLAHLRRAQGLPASSVAYGTWAGDGMATTLVPTTRAHLAQLGLGFLPPEAGLEIFEQAVYQGRALTVAAVLDLQRLGAYYEEQGGVPPLLHSMLGGTKVQKPADEVVNLRDLLADASPEKYGSIVLHMVQETIAKALGYTRTEDVDASRPMHELGIDSLTAILTRNHLATLTGMALPPNIALLYPNLKSLSEFLLCRLLDDVEGSTSSPSDTDGATPSTPTSAASCVDMADIRRGVLDSTFQFNNPVSPGVPETVFVTGATGFVGAFMIHEFLQRRISVYCLVRASGSQEAQQRMIATLKQYGLWRPEYEPLLVSVAGDLSQPLLGLGEVVFDDLASRVDAILHSGALVDWMRPLDDYIGPNVLGTHEVLRLASCGRAKAIHFISTISTLPIHAGYGLAEHDGEYGYGTSKYLAEKMVVAARFRGAKASSYRLPFVAASAASGRFRLDRGDFLNNLVTGSLDLGAFPLINADLSSVLPVDYLCGTIAAIMTEDQERVGEDYDFVNPQAPTFKHFFEMICAVGGGKETVSFGEWHRRALEYAAAHPTSSLARIATVLDGYNDKTVGSLVSGSPVGKHVLGLDAYRAPPLDEEYVRRWYTSFV, via the exons ATGAGTGGCATCTCAGATCACGACTACCAAGTCCTGGTCAACGAGTTCAACGCCACTGACGATATCTCGCTGCTAGGTAGTCGGCTGGACCAGCTGTTTGAACAAGTGGCGGATCGCTTTCCAGACAACACAGCCGTGATTCACAACGAGAATGAGGTGACCTTTAAACAACTCAATAGCTCTGCAAATATCCTCGCGCGATGTCTCGCAAAGCGAGGCCTACAACAGGGCGATGTAGTCGGCCTAGCCGTCTCGCGCTCCATCGACCTCATTGCTGCCATGCTGGCTGTGCTCAAGCTAGGCGCCGCCTATGTTCCCATCGACCCGTCATTCCCCGCCGAGCGCATCAACCAAatggttgaagatgccggGCTCAGACTTATTCTGCTCAGCGGCAGGCCAACCAAGGGCCTTGGGCGTTGGGCAGATCTATGCTTGAGCGTGTCCGAGGCAAGAGATGGCTCAGTCACGGATGGTACCAACCTCGAAACCGAAATCCAAAAGCGGGACTTGGCATATGTAATTTATACATCTGGCTCGACTGGGCGCCCCAAAGGCGTCGAGATTAGCCAcggagccgccgccaactTTCTGAGCTCGCTGCGCAAGCATGAGCCTGGTTGCAGCGAGCGTGATCGCCTTCTTGCCATCACCACTATATCCTTTGACATGTCGGCCCTGGAGCTATTATTGCCACTTGTGTCTGGGTCCGCAATGGTTATCGCGAATACAAGTGCGGTCAAGGATCCGCGCGAGCTTATCAGCTTAATGGCACGCCACAAGGTCACTATTCTGCAAGCGACGCCCGCAACGTGGACGATGCTTCTAGAGTCTGGCTGGAAGGGAAATCCGCGACTATCCAAAGTCATTTGCGGCGGGGAGCCGCTCTCTCGCCAGCTTGCAGACCGCCTGCTCGACGCTGCCGATTCCGTATGGAATGTATATGGACCGTCCGAGACGACCTACGGAAGCGTGGGCAGAGTCGGGCAGGGcgacatcgtcgtcggcaatCCCGTCGCCAACGGTAGGATATATGTCCTCGACGACAACATGTCGCCCGTGCCTATAGGATCCGAGGGCGAAGTGtacattggcggcggcagcgtgtCCAACGGGTACCGGAACAAAGCTGAGCTCACACGCTCCCGGTTCCTCGTCAATCCCTTTCATGGCGGCGTATTCTTCCGCACCGGCGACCTGGCTCGCTTCATAGCGCCGGGAAAGCTCCAAGTCGTAGGCCGCATAGATGGGGTGGTCAAGATCCGCGGCCACCGCATCGACGTGGGCGACATAGAGGCCGTCTTGGTCGATCACGCCAATGTGTCCGAGGCGGTGGTTGTCAGTCGCGATGATCGTCTGGTGGCGTATTGTGTGCTTCATGCGCCTTGTCACGATGCAGCCTCCCTAGACGGCATTCTACGCCCGTGGGTTGCCGAGCGCCTCCCGGCATACATGCTGCCGACGTTTTTTGTACAAATGGATGCGTTGCCGCTGTCTCCCAGCGAAAAGGTCAACAGGAAGGCGCTCCCTGATCCGATAGAGGCGATGCAGCATCAAACCATGATACAGCCAACCTCTGAGCTGGAGCAGCGGATACAGGCTATTTGGTCGGATATTCTTGGCCACGATCGCTTTGGGACAGAAGACAACTTCTTTCGAATCGGCGGGGATTCTGTGCGCATAATTCGCATGCAGGCggcgttggagaagcagCTGCACCGGCCGGTACCAACACCAAAATTATTTGAGCACTACACGATCAAGACACTGGCTGCCTATCTTGCCGGCGCTGGCAGAGAAAACAATAACGAGTCACAAGCAGTCAGTCAGACGTTTGCTGGCAGTCATGAGGACATTGCCATAGTCTCCATGGCCTGCCGATTACCCGGTGGTGTGGCTACGCCAGAGGCTCTCTGGCAGCTACTCCAAAGCGGCGGCGACACGATTATCGATGTGCCCAAGGATCGTTGGGATGCAGATAAACTATATAATGTCGACGCTAACATTGACGGCACGTCGtattgccgccgaggcggcTTCCTCGACGAAATATATTCATACGACGCGTCCTTCTTCGGCATATCGCCCCGCGAGGCACAGGCAATGGACCCAACGCACAACCTCATGATGGAACTGTGCTGGGAAGGTTTTGAACGAGCCGGCTACACACGGGACCAGCTCAGCGGTAGCGCAACCGGAGTCTTCCTCGGCGTCAGCAACAACGCCACGACAAACGGTACACCGCCAGACCTCGAGGGATACTCCATCACAGGaagcgccagcgccaccaTGTGCGGCCGTCTGTCGTACACCCTCGGCCTCCGGGGGCCATCTCTCGTTGTAGACACGGCGTGCTCATCGTCCCTTGTCGCCACGCACCTGGCGTGCAACGCCTTGCGCCAAGGCGAGTGcagcatggccttggccggcggcgtgAGCCTTCTCACCACCCCGGGCATTCACATTGAGTTTAGCAAACTCGGCGGGCTTTCGGCAGACGGTCGCTGCCGCGCCTTCTCCGATGACACGGACGGCACGGGATTCAGCGAGGGCGCGGCGATTGTAGTTCTGAAGCGCCTGTCCGATGCCCGCCGGGACGGCGATGACATCCACGCCGTGCTTCGTGGGACCGCCGTGATGCACGGGGGCTCCAGCGCCGGTCTGACGGCTCCCAGTGGCCCTGGCCAGGTAGCTCTTCTTCGGAATGCCTTGGCCCGGGCGGCACTGGAGCCAGGGGACATTGACTACGTCGAGGCGCACGGCACGGCTACCAAGCTGGGCGACCCTATTGAAGCGACTGCGCTGGCCGAGGTCTTTGGTACGGAGCGCTCCGGCTCGGATCCTCTGAGAATAGGCTCGGCCAAGTCCAACCTTGGGCATACTCAAGCCGCGGCCGGGGTGGTCGGCTTATTAAAGGTCGTCTTGTCCATGAAACATGACACCCTCCCGAGAACATTGCATGTGCGGGAGCCCATGGCAGCAGTCGACTGGAAGCGCGCCAACATGGAATTGGTGCTGGCAAATCgaccatggctgccaaaTAACAACCGACTACGCCGGGCGGGTGTGAGTGCGTTTGGTATTGGTGGCACAAACGCCCACGTCATTGTTGAAGAGTCGCCTACTCCCGCCGTAGAAGAGACTAGCAACAttgcgccgccgtcgctCCCGGCTACTATCCCGTTTGTTTTGTCGGGGCAAGGTGATTCCGCTCTCAGGGCACAGGCGGAGAGGCTCCGACTGCACATCGAGAGCGGCGCCGGAAAGGACAGCCGCCTGCGTGATGTGGCCTACTCGCTTGCCACATGCCGCTCACACCTTCACCGGCGATTGGTAGTGATGGCTGGAGACAAGGCAGAGACTCTGGAGAAACTTGCATCTGTAAGCTCAGGTCCTACCCAACCCCTGAGTGTGAACGAGGTCGGGAGTCCAACAGTAGCAATGCTCTTCACGGGGCAAGGAAGTCAATTGCCAGGAATGGGCAAAGATCTGTATGCTGTCTATCCCGTTTTTCGGGATGCACTCGACGAAATTGCCACAAAATTCACAGATTTGGAGCGGCCCCTTCTCGACATCATGTGGGCCGAATCGGGAAGCGAGAATGCTGCCCTGCTGAGCCGTACAGATTTTGCCCAGCCCGCCCTGTTTGCCCTGGAAGTTTCCCTCTGGAAGCTGTGGCAGAGCTGGGGCGTGAAGCCCGACTTTTTGCTCGGCCACAGCGTGGGGGAGCTTGCCGCCGCTCATGCAGCAGGAGTGTTGGACTTGTCGGATGCTTGCCGGCTTGTCATGATGCGCGGTCGTCTGATGCAGGCTATCCCTCGCCAGGGCAAGATGGCATCAGTGGAAGCTAGCAGCGCCGAGGTCAGCGCCGCGATTCAAGAACTAGGACAGCATGACAAGGTGGAAATCGCAGGCTACAACACGCCCTTGCAGACGGTTATATCAGGAGACGTGGAGGCTGTTGAGGCCATCTTCGACCATATGCAAAGTTTAGGACGCAAGACAAAGCTGCTTGATACGAGCCACGCCTTCCACTCGTTCCACATGGACGGTATGCTGGATGACTTGAGGGCCTTGGCCCAAAATATCCGGTTCAGCCCACCCAAGATGCGCATAATTAGCAGCATGACTGGTCGATTAGCCGGGTCAGATGAGCTTGAACGGGCCGAGTATTGGGTTCAGCAGGCTCGCAATGCTGTCCGGTTCAGCGACGCCTTCCAAACGCTGGCCGGCCAGGGCGCAAATGTCTTTCTGGAACTTGGACCCAGTGCAATGCTTTGCGGCTTGGGCGCGGCATGCCTCGCCGATCCTGGTCAAGTCGGCGCTGCCCTCTGGCTGCCCTCTTTAAAGCCAAACGCGGATGGGCCGTCGGTCATCCAAAGCAGTCTCGGCGAGCTACACGTCCGACATGTGCCGGTGGATTGGGCTGCATATTTCAAGCCTTTTGGCTGCAAAAGAGTCATGCTGCCCACATATGCCTTTCAGCGGGAGGATTTCCGGCCCGCAAACAAAGCCATTTGGTTTGATGTCGTGTCACCCAGCACTGGGACCGATGCCGCGCCGAGAGTGCAAGACATGATGTTTGAAATCAACTGGCGTCGCGTCGAAACTAAAAGCATCCAGCCCCGCGGTGCGTGGGGCCTTCTCTGCCCGTCGGGAGAGACTGCGTGGACAACAGAGGCACAAAGGGCCTTGTTAGCCACGGGTATGCAGTTGGTGGCAGTGAGCGAGCCTCATGAGGCCGACCAGCTCGACGGCTTGCTGACTCTGTGGGACTCTGACGCCGACACTGTCCAGATGGCACACAGGGTCACTGCAGTAGCGCTGGCTCAGTTGCAAGAGGCGATCCGAACTGGCCTTGGCGCGCCCATAGTATGGGTCACCCGGCATGCCGTGGGTGCTGGAGCCGACGACCGGCCCGTCAATATCGGCGCCGGGCCGTTGTGGGGCCTCATGCGCGCCGCTCGGAGTGAGCATCcggagctgcggctgcgATTGATCGACGTCGATGAGGAGACGGACCGCGCCTCCCTCAGCCAAGCGCTGATGCTGGCCGATCAGACAGAGATTGCTGTCCGCAGAGAACAGCTGCTAACGCCCCATATGGAGCGCGCTGGCCCGGCCGCACCATTGCCAGTCGGACAACCATTCGTTCGAACCGACGGCGCTGTGTTGGTCACGGGCGGCCTGGGTGATCTCGGAAGCCGCGTAGCCCGTAGACTGGCCACCGCCCATGGGGTTCGTGACCTTGTTCTGGTGTCGCGGCAGGGGACGAATTCCCCCGGTGCCGACGCACTCGTCGCCGAGCTGGCTGAACTGGGTGCCACAGCCACCATAGTTGGCTGCGACTTGGCAGACCTTGACAGTGTCGGATCAGTTGTGCAGTTATTTACACCGGATCGGCCTTTACGCGGTGTAGTTCACGCTGCCGGGGTTGTTGACTCGGGCATTCTGTCATCCTTGACTGCTCGCAAGTGTGCCGCGGTTTTCGCGCCAAAAGTCGACGGCCTATGGAATCTGCACCAACTGACCAAGCACATGGACTTAGACCTGTTCATGATGTTCTCCTCCATATCTGCTATCATCGGCCTACCGGGCCTAGGCAActatgccgccgccaactccTTCATCGACTCGCTCGCACACCTGCGACGAGCGCAGGGCCTGCCAGCCAGCTCTGTGGCCTACGGCACGTGGGCTGGAGACGGCATGGCGACGACTCTCGTCCCAACTACCCGCGCCCATCTCGCGCAGCTCGGACTGGGTTTCCTCCCGCCGGAAGCCGGATTAGAGATTTTCGAGCAAGCCGTGTATCAAGGCCGCGCGCTGACGGTAGCGGCGGTCCTTGATTTACAGCGTCTCGGGGCCTATTACGAAGAGCAAGGCGGTGTCCCCCCCTTGTTGCACTCGATGCTGGGCGGAACAAAGGTCCAGAAGCCGGCTGATGAGGTCGTCAACTTGCGCGACTTGTTGGCAGACGCTTCTCCGGAAAAGTATGGCAGCATCGTGTTGCACATGGTCCAAGAAACAATTGCCAAGGCATTAGGGTACACGAGGACCGAGGACGTCGACGCCAGTCGACCCATGCACGAATTGGGGATTGACTCTCTGACAGCAATTCTGACTCGCAACCATCTGGCGACATTAACGGGAATGGCATTGCCACCCAACATTGCCCTGCTCTACCCCAATCTCAAGTCGCTCAGCGAGTTCCTGTTGTGCCGGTTGCTGGACGATGTCGAGGGCAGCACGTCCAGTCCATCAGATACCGATGGCGCAACACCAAGCACGCCAACGTCGGCCGCTTCTTGCGTCGACATGGCAGACATCCGAAGGGGCGTTCTTGATTCCACATTCCAGTTCAACAACCCTGTTTCTCCTGGTGTCCCCGAGACCGTGTTCGTGACTGGCGCAACCGGCTTCGTCGGCGCCTTCATGATACACGAGTTTCTTCAAAGACGCATATCAGTGTACTGCCTCGTGCGTGCCAGCGGCTCTCAAGAGGCGCAGCAACGCATGATTGCCACGCTAAAGCAATACGGCCTCTGGCGGCCCGAGTACGAGCCGCTGCTTGTCTCGGTGGCCGGCGATCTCTCCCAGCCCCTACTGGGCCTCGGCGAGGTCGTCTTCGACGACTTGGCGAGCCGCGTCGACGCCATTCTCCATTCAGGCGCTCTTGTAGACTGGATGCGCCCGCTGGACGACTACATTGGCCCCAACGTCCTCGGCACGCACGAGGTCCTGCGTCTGGCGTCTTGCGGCCgtgccaaggccatccaTTTCATATCCACCATTTCCACGCTGCCCATCCATGCGGGCTACGGCCTTGCAGAGCACGACGGCGAGTACGGCTACGGCACGTCCAAGTACCTTGCTGAAAAAATGGTTGTGGCCGCTCGTTTCCGCGGCGCAAAGGCATCGTCCTATCGGTTGCCGTTTGTGGCTGCCTCGGCTGCCAGTGGCCGCTTTAGACTTGATCGTGGCGACTTTTTGAATAATCTCGTTACGGGAAGTCTGGACCTGGGCGCTTTTCCCTTGATCAATGCCGACTTGTCCTCTGTGCTGCCGGTCGACTATCTGTGCGGGACGATTGCTGCCATCATGACCGAGGACCAGGAGCGAGTAGGCGAGGACTATGACTTTGTTAACCCGCAGGCACCTACATTCAAGCACTTCTTTGAAATGATTTGCGCTGTAGGCGGTGGCAAAGAGACGGTTTCCTTTGGTGAGTGGCACCGCCGCGCGCTCGAGTATGCGGCCGCCCACCCGACAAGTTCGCTGGCCCGTATTGCTACTGTTCTTGATGGCTACAATGATAAAACTGTAGGTAGCTTGGTGAGTGGGAGTCCGGTCGGTAAGCATGTATTAGGACTGGATGCGTATCGGGCCCCGCCGTTGGATGAGGAATACGTCCGCAG ATGGTATACGTCGTTTGTGTAA
- the swnH2 gene encoding Dioxygenase swnH2: MINSDAQSAQKQVEVEKPDEKYSAPRLLAPIPDSYQPAKAITKIPATSSLEDILAILERDGGVILTDFVSLQELDKIDQELEPYTKSSIVDDDSYNNFIGKKTLVIPGLVGKSDTIANILDTNETIDKLLKVILEERYPAVFEQHTEELVVDPLLSICMGFHVGHGSPRQALHRDDMIFSSKHRPNMKINEVDGFSCFLAGTRITRENGGTMVILGSHKWEHDRRGRPDEVSFLEMERGSAFIFLSTLAHGAGYNTIPGEVRKITNLVFCRGTLRTEENQFLCVPRSKVLKMSPKMQTLLGFKKPAGSWLGMVENEDPAKDLEAIYEKMLK; the protein is encoded by the exons ATGATCAATTCGGACGCACAGTCGGCGCAGAAACAAGTCGAGGTGGAGAAACCCGACGAGAAATACTCTGCTCCACGTCTATTGGCTCCCATTCCGGACTCGTATCAGcccgccaaggccatcaccaAGATTCCCGCAACATCTTCCCTGGAAGACATTCTCGCTATCCTCGAGCGAGACGGCGGTGTCATTCTGACCGATTTCGTTTCCCTACAGGagttggacaagattgaCCAAGAGCTTGAGCCCTACACAAAGTCGTCCATTGTCGATGATGACTCCTACAACAACTTTATAGGCAAAAAGACGCTCGTCATTCCCGGCCTAGTCGGCAAGTCAGACACCATTGCCAACATTCTCGACACGAATGAAACCATagacaagctgctcaaggtaATTCTAGAGGAGAGGTACCCCGCCGTTTTCGAGCAGCACACCGAAGAGCTCGTCGTGGACCCGTTGCTAAGTATCTGCATGGGCTTCCACGTCGGCCACGGCTCTCCGCGCCAGGCCCTACACAGAGACGACATGATCTTCTCCAGCAAGCATCGCCCCAATATGAAGATTAACGAAGTAGACGGCTTCAGCTGCTTCCTCGCCGGGACCAGGATCACGCGCGAAAACGGCGGCACAATGGTCATTCTCGGTTCCCACAAGTGGGAGCACGATAGACGCGGCAGGCCCGACGAAGTTTCCTTCCTTG AAATGGAGCGCGGCTCTGcgtttatttttcttagcACCCTCGCTCACGGCGCGGGATATAATACTATTCCTGGCGAGGTGCGCAAGATTACAAATCTCGTCTTTTGCCGGGGGACTCTGCGGACGGAGGAGAACCAGTTCTTGTGTGTGCCCCGGAGCAAGGTGCTGAAGATGAGTCCCAAGATGCAGACTTTGCTGGGGTTCAAGAAGCCGGCGGGCAGTTGGCTGGGAATGGTGGAGAATGAAGACCCTGCCAAGGATCTTGAGGCTATTTATGAGAAGATGCTCAAGTAA
- the AFC3_0 gene encoding Serine/threonine-protein kinase AFC3 — translation MINEPIDEELLPGDRLRSFHPTRPGEMLNGRFKTITKLGYGVGSPVWLAENIVFENSADKSAPRYVAVKIAALDLDAGWEAGVSKFIANAEPSHVGLDFIRTHIDIKVDNIMMTIEGEAVKHQMKSPQPKHIRIQDGRETYLSQGNFGPLQGSRLLPKLADFNIAFPVLANGNGHLSAIQSHRFRAPEVILGCPWSYSVEIWNLGLLMWNLMEGIGLFDRPAGEDGEYNAHVHLAQMVSLLGEPDEECMKRERFFRNYRLEKPVVNSRGKECNAMTEFWVGPFFNDENDIVRTDLVERKRLEDTVTELVGHEKDVFLDFASGMLQ, via the exons ATGATAAATGAGCCTattgacgaggagctgctACCAGGCGACCGTCTGAGATCCTTCCATCCTACCCGACCTGGTGAGATGCTCAATGGCAGGTTCAAGACAATCACAAAGCTTGGCTATGGGGTCGGCTCTCCCGTTTGGTTAGCAGAGAATATTGTGTT CGAGAACTCGGCAGATAAATCGGCACCTCGCTACGTCGCTGTCAAGATCGCGGCCCTGGACCTAGACGCAGGCTGGGAGGCAGGGGTCTCAAAGTTCATAGCCAACGCTGAGCCGTCACATGTAGGACTAGACTTTATCCGAACACACATTG ACATCAAGGTCGACAACATTATGATGACGATTGAAGGTGAAGCTGTCAAACATCAAATGAAGAGCCCCCAGCCGAAGCACATTCGAATCCAGGATGGCCGCGAAACTTACCTTTCGCAAGGCAACTTTGGGCCCTTGCAAGGCTCCAGACTGCTTCCAAAGCTCGCCGACTTCAACATCGCCTTTCCCGTACTAGCTAATGGCAACGGTCACCTTTCTGCAATCCAATCCCATCGTTTTCGTGCCCCCGAGGTTATTCTAGGCTGCCCATGGTCATACAGTGTCGAAATCTGGAATCTCGGCCTTCTA ATGTGGAACCTCATGGAAGGTATTGGTCTGTTTGACAGGCCGGctggtgaagatggcgagtACAACGCGCATGTTCACCTGGCCCAAATGGTATCCCTTTTAGGAGAACCTGATGAGGAGTGTATGAAGAGGGAGCGCTTCTTTCGTAATTATCGACTCGAGAAACCTGTCGTTAATTCGCGTGGCAAGGAGTGCAATGCCATGACTGAGTTCTGGGTCGGTCCATTCTTCAATGATGAGA ATGATATTGTTCGTACGGACCTTGTGGAAAGGAAGAGGCTGGAAGATACGGTAACAGAACTAGTTGGCCATGAGAAAGATGTATTCCTTGACTTTGCGTCTGGGATGCTCCAATAG
- the Ebp_0 gene encoding 3-beta-hydroxysteroid-Delta(8),Delta(7)-isomerase, protein MDGPITEALGAHHPYYPLGVAIPTYVANTMNAGVLVSIFAAGCGVIFVPTYLFAVKTRPAISFGEVLVAFWWVLCGSIHLTFEGYFSYNHFDMASKTDLYGQLWKEYSLSDSRYMTQDPFVVCMETVTAFFWGPLSFFIAYATITNHPWRHPLQLLVSMGQLYGDVLYYVICWYNEYVNGVAYSRPERYYYWAYFVLCNAFWIVIPLALMGYSAKTIAKVFEKTKVMNGSAKKHL, encoded by the exons ATGGACGGCCCAATCACTGAAGCGCTCGGTGCGCACCACCCCTATTACCCCCTGGGCGTGGCCATCCCGACATACGTCGCCAACACCATGAACGCCGGTGTCTTGGTGTCCATCTTCGCCGCCGGCTGTGGCGTTATTTTCGTGCCCACCTATCTGTTTGCTGTGAAGACCAGGCCGGCCATTTCCTTTGGCGAGGTGCTCGTTGCATTCTGGTGGGTTCTTTGCGGCTCTATTCACCTGACGTTTGAAG GCTACTTCTCCTACAATCACTTTGACATGGCCAGCAAAACCGACCTCTATGGTCAGCTTTGGAAGGAGTACTCCCTCTCCGACTCGCGCTACATGACCCAAGACCCCTTTGTTGTCTGCATGGAAACCGTCACCGCCTTCTTCTGGGGCCCTTTGTCCTTCTTCATCGCCTACGCCACCATCACGAACCACCCCTGGAGACACCCGCTCCAACTGCTCGTCAGCATGGGCCAGCTCTATGGTGATGTGCTGTACTACGTCATTTGCTGGTACAATGAGTATGTGAATGGGGTGGCCTACTCCCGTCCTGAGCGTTACTACTACTGGGCTTATTTTGTGCTGTGCAATGCCTTTTGGATTGTCATTCCGCTGGCTCTGATGGGATACAGTGCCAAGACCATTGCAAAAGTCTTTGAGAAGACCAAGGTTATGAATGGCTCTGCGAAGAAGCACCTGTAG